The proteins below come from a single uncultured Dethiosulfovibrio sp. genomic window:
- the gcvT gene encoding glycine cleavage system aminomethyltransferase GcvT yields MKTPMYHEHVELGGNIVDFGGWDLPVHYEAGIKEEHLTVRSKAGLFDVSHMGEFWIEGPDAFAFVQNLVSNDISVLEDGQVQYNMMCYPHGGVVDDLLVYKASNTRILLVVNASNVDKDFAWVTENLKGEVKAENVSSKTAEVAFQGPMAEDILQRITDVNLSDIGFFHFKENVKVAGVNALVSRTGYTGEDGFEVYVDWDEGVKVWNAILEAGKGDGVLPIGLGARDSLRFEAGLPLYGHEIDKDITPLEAGLGFFVKLDKDSFIGIEPLREMKAKGLPRRILALQMIDKGVPRNGYPVEVDGKEVGYVTTGGYSPSRNENIASVLVEAGCADIGDEVNVMIRGKAKKALVIKKPFYKKQYKK; encoded by the coding sequence GTGAAGACACCGATGTACCACGAACACGTCGAACTTGGCGGTAACATAGTCGACTTTGGAGGATGGGATCTTCCGGTCCATTACGAGGCGGGTATCAAAGAGGAACACCTGACCGTTCGCTCCAAGGCCGGGCTTTTCGACGTCTCCCATATGGGAGAGTTCTGGATAGAGGGCCCCGATGCCTTCGCTTTCGTCCAGAACCTGGTCTCCAACGATATTTCCGTCCTTGAGGACGGACAGGTCCAGTACAACATGATGTGCTACCCTCACGGCGGCGTGGTCGACGATCTGCTGGTCTACAAGGCCTCAAACACCAGAATACTCCTGGTGGTAAACGCCTCCAACGTGGACAAGGATTTCGCCTGGGTTACGGAAAACCTCAAGGGAGAGGTCAAGGCTGAGAACGTCTCCTCCAAAACCGCGGAAGTCGCATTTCAGGGGCCGATGGCGGAGGATATCCTCCAGAGGATAACCGACGTAAATCTCTCGGATATCGGCTTTTTCCACTTCAAGGAGAACGTCAAGGTCGCCGGGGTGAACGCCCTGGTCTCCAGGACAGGCTATACCGGCGAGGACGGCTTCGAGGTCTACGTGGACTGGGACGAAGGGGTCAAGGTCTGGAACGCCATTCTAGAGGCAGGGAAGGGCGACGGAGTTCTTCCCATCGGCCTGGGAGCTAGAGACAGCCTGAGATTTGAGGCCGGTCTTCCTCTCTATGGTCACGAGATAGACAAGGATATAACTCCCCTCGAGGCAGGTCTTGGTTTCTTCGTCAAGCTGGACAAAGATAGCTTTATAGGTATAGAGCCTCTGAGGGAGATGAAGGCCAAAGGTCTCCCTAGGCGCATACTGGCCCTCCAGATGATCGACAAGGGAGTCCCCAGAAACGGCTATCCTGTGGAGGTAGACGGCAAAGAGGTGGGCTACGTGACCACCGGAGGTTACTCCCCCTCCAGGAACGAGAACATAGCTTCCGTATTGGTCGAGGCCGGATGTGCCGATATAGGCGACGAGGTAAACGTCATGATAAGGGGCAAGGCTAAAAAGGCCCTAGTCATAAAGAAGCCTTTCTACAAAAAACAATATAAAAAATAA
- a CDS encoding sodium:alanine symporter family protein, protein MDQLMSIVQGINSILWGYVLIVLLCGTGLYYTVRLRFVQVRKFGAVCKQTFGGLTFRGEKAGKDGMSSFQSLATAIAAQVGTGNLAGAATAIAAGGPGAIFWMWIAAFFGMGTIFAEAVLGQTYKSRDDQGQVTGGPAYYIRDGFGSKWMAGFFAVTIIMALGFIGNMVQANSIADAFSTAFGVPHLMVGIGVALLGALIFFGGIGRIASFTEKVVPLMALLYLLGGLYVLVTQASNLIPAIKMIFVGAFDPRAATGGLIGVGVKEAIRYGVARGLFSNEAGMGSTPHAHAVAKVKHPAQQGFVAIMGVFIDTFIVLNMTALVIFATGAIDGKTTGIALTQKAFEIGLGTFGNPFIAICLLFFAFSTIIGWYFFGEANIKFLFGSKGLTPYRLLVMAFIVLGSTLKVDLVWELADTFNGLMVFPNLIALIGLAKVVSKALDDYEEDGTLKAK, encoded by the coding sequence ATGGATCAACTTATGAGCATAGTACAGGGGATAAACAGTATTCTTTGGGGATATGTCCTTATAGTTCTTTTATGCGGAACCGGTCTTTACTATACAGTTAGACTTAGGTTTGTACAGGTAAGAAAGTTCGGTGCGGTGTGCAAACAGACCTTCGGAGGTCTCACTTTCAGAGGTGAGAAAGCCGGTAAGGACGGAATGTCCTCCTTTCAGTCCCTCGCCACAGCCATAGCCGCCCAGGTCGGCACGGGGAACTTAGCGGGAGCGGCTACCGCCATCGCCGCAGGCGGACCGGGAGCTATCTTCTGGATGTGGATCGCCGCCTTTTTCGGCATGGGAACCATCTTCGCCGAGGCTGTATTAGGTCAGACCTACAAGTCGAGAGACGACCAGGGTCAGGTCACAGGAGGCCCAGCCTACTACATCAGGGACGGTTTTGGCAGCAAGTGGATGGCGGGCTTTTTCGCCGTGACCATCATCATGGCCCTTGGCTTCATCGGCAACATGGTTCAGGCCAACTCAATAGCCGACGCGTTTAGCACCGCCTTCGGAGTTCCCCATCTTATGGTCGGTATAGGGGTAGCCCTTTTAGGTGCCCTCATTTTCTTCGGAGGTATCGGCCGTATAGCCTCTTTCACCGAGAAAGTCGTTCCCCTTATGGCTCTCCTGTACCTCCTGGGAGGTCTCTACGTCCTTGTTACCCAGGCATCTAACCTGATACCTGCCATAAAGATGATCTTCGTCGGTGCTTTCGATCCTAGAGCCGCTACCGGCGGACTTATCGGCGTAGGCGTCAAAGAGGCCATACGTTACGGTGTGGCCAGAGGGCTTTTCTCCAACGAGGCCGGTATGGGATCGACCCCTCACGCTCACGCAGTCGCTAAGGTCAAGCACCCCGCACAGCAGGGTTTTGTCGCCATAATGGGCGTGTTTATCGACACCTTTATCGTCCTTAACATGACCGCCCTGGTTATCTTTGCGACCGGCGCTATCGACGGTAAAACCACCGGCATAGCCCTGACCCAAAAAGCCTTTGAGATAGGCCTTGGGACTTTCGGAAACCCCTTTATAGCCATATGTCTCCTGTTCTTCGCCTTCTCCACCATCATTGGCTGGTATTTCTTCGGAGAGGCCAACATAAAGTTCCTCTTCGGCTCAAAGGGACTTACTCCCTATAGGCTTTTGGTTATGGCCTTTATCGTCCTTGGATCAACCCTTAAAGTCGATCTTGTTTGGGAGCTCGCCGATACCTTCAACGGTCTTATGGTGTTCCCTAACCTTATAGCCCTTATAGGACTTGCAAAAGTTGTAAGCAAGGCCCTCGACGATTATGAAGAAGATGGGACCTTAAAAGCAAAATAA
- the grdB gene encoding glycine reductase complex selenoprotein B has protein sequence MTYRVVHYINQFFAGIGGEEKADIKPEIREGVVGPGMALNAAFKGEAEIVATIICGDNYFADNIDETSEFIASKVKEFNADGFVAGPGFNAGRYGTACGAICCAVGEKLGIPTVTALYPENPGAEMYKKGTYVIVAADSARGMGKAVPAMASLLLKQIKGEAIGTPEEEGYIEKGVRVNMFYEKIGAERAIDMLIKKLKGEPFKTEYKMPVFDRVDPRPAIKDMSKAKIALVTSGGIVPFGNPDHIAASSAQNFGEYDIAGVMDLKEGEYQTAHGGYDQTYANQDADRVLPVDVLRDLEKEGRIGSLHHLFYTTVGNGTAVANSKKFGVEMGKRLKEAGVDAVVLTSTUGTCTRCGATLVKAIEETADVPVVHMATIVPISLSVGANRIIPTVAIPYPLGNPNMTAAEEKKLRRHLVENALKALETEVTEQTVFKDED, from the coding sequence ATGACCTATCGTGTGGTTCATTATATAAATCAGTTCTTCGCTGGTATTGGCGGAGAGGAAAAAGCGGACATCAAACCTGAGATCAGAGAGGGCGTAGTCGGCCCCGGTATGGCCCTTAACGCTGCCTTCAAAGGCGAAGCCGAGATCGTCGCCACCATCATCTGCGGAGATAACTATTTCGCCGACAACATCGACGAGACCTCCGAGTTCATAGCCTCCAAGGTGAAGGAGTTCAACGCCGATGGCTTCGTCGCAGGACCTGGCTTCAACGCCGGTCGTTACGGAACAGCCTGTGGTGCGATCTGCTGTGCCGTCGGAGAGAAGCTGGGCATCCCCACCGTCACCGCTCTCTACCCCGAGAACCCCGGTGCGGAGATGTACAAAAAAGGCACCTACGTTATCGTAGCCGCCGACAGCGCCAGAGGCATGGGCAAGGCCGTTCCCGCTATGGCTTCCCTTCTGCTCAAGCAGATCAAAGGCGAGGCCATCGGTACCCCTGAGGAAGAGGGCTACATCGAGAAGGGCGTCCGTGTCAACATGTTCTACGAGAAGATCGGTGCGGAGCGTGCCATCGATATGCTCATCAAGAAGCTTAAAGGCGAGCCCTTCAAGACTGAGTACAAAATGCCCGTCTTCGACAGGGTTGATCCCCGCCCCGCTATAAAGGATATGTCCAAGGCGAAGATCGCCCTAGTCACCTCCGGCGGAATCGTGCCCTTCGGCAATCCCGACCATATCGCTGCCTCCAGCGCCCAGAACTTCGGCGAGTACGATATCGCTGGCGTGATGGACCTCAAAGAGGGCGAGTACCAGACCGCCCACGGCGGCTACGATCAGACCTACGCCAACCAGGATGCCGACAGGGTTCTCCCTGTTGACGTTCTCAGAGACCTGGAGAAGGAAGGCCGTATAGGCTCTCTCCACCATCTGTTCTATACCACAGTCGGAAACGGCACCGCCGTGGCCAACTCCAAGAAGTTCGGAGTAGAGATGGGCAAGAGGCTTAAGGAGGCCGGTGTTGACGCCGTCGTCCTGACCTCCACCTGAGGAACCTGTACGCGTTGCGGTGCAACGCTCGTAAAGGCCATCGAGGAGACCGCCGATGTCCCTGTGGTCCACATGGCTACAATCGTTCCTATCTCCCTCAGCGTAGGGGCTAACAGGATCATCCCCACCGTGGCGATCCCCTATCCCCTGGGCAACCCCAACATGACCGCTGCGGAGGAGAAGAAGCTTCGTCGTCACCTGGTCGAGAACGCTCTTAAGGCCCTCGAGACCGAGGTAACCGAGCAGACCGTTTTTAAAGACGAAGACTAA
- the grdA gene encoding glycine/sarcosine/betaine reductase complex selenoprotein A, translating to MGKLAGKKLILLGERDGVPAPAMEACFKDSGAEVIFAVTECFVUTAAGAMDLQNQQRVKDAAEKYGTENVVVVLGSSDAEGAEIYAETVCNGDPTYAGPLAGVPLGLAVYDIFEQEIRDEADPEEWENQISMMEMVLEPDALADAVKGIRDQYSKYTL from the coding sequence ATGGGTAAGTTGGCTGGAAAGAAATTGATCCTCCTGGGCGAGCGCGATGGCGTTCCCGCCCCGGCTATGGAGGCCTGCTTCAAAGACAGCGGCGCGGAAGTAATTTTCGCAGTAACCGAGTGCTTCGTCTGAACTGCGGCGGGAGCGATGGACCTGCAGAACCAGCAGCGCGTCAAAGACGCTGCTGAAAAGTACGGCACCGAAAACGTGGTGGTCGTACTGGGATCCTCCGATGCGGAAGGCGCAGAGATATACGCCGAGACCGTATGTAACGGAGACCCCACCTACGCAGGGCCTCTCGCCGGCGTCCCGTTGGGACTCGCCGTCTACGATATTTTTGAGCAGGAGATCCGGGACGAAGCTGACCCGGAGGAATGGGAGAACCAGATCAGTATGATGGAAATGGTTCTAGAGCCCGATGCCCTTGCCGATGCGGTAAAGGGAATCAGGGATCAGTACTCCAAGTACACCCTGTAG
- a CDS encoding glycine/sarcosine/betaine reductase component B subunit yields MKLELHKVKVSKLVFGDKTSVKDGVLTINKQELIDLLSDDERLAGVDLDLAHPGENVRILPVKDAIEPRCKIDGGNEVFPGWIGDVDTVGEGKTLVLDGAVVLTTGRLVAPQEGIVDMTGPGADYTPFSKTNNLVVVLTPSEGVELHTREAACRQAGLRTAHYLASCCKGAAADCVETYDFPPLAEAMKAHPGLPKVAYVYMLQTQGLLHDTWIYGVDVKKIIPTMISPTETMDGAIISGNCVSACDKNNTYVHLNNPVIKHLYAHHGKEFNFVGVIVTNENVTLADKKRSSSYAIKLAKMLGVDAVVISEEGFGNPDADLIMNCWKAERAGIKTVLITDEYAGRDGASQSLADSCPEGDACVTGGNANQLIMLPPMEKIIGELPVADVIAGGFFGTLQEDGSLEVEIQAILGATNELGFNKLGAYTI; encoded by the coding sequence TTGAAACTCGAACTCCATAAGGTAAAGGTTAGTAAGCTGGTTTTCGGCGACAAGACTTCCGTTAAAGACGGAGTCCTTACCATCAACAAGCAGGAACTTATCGATCTGCTCTCCGACGACGAGAGACTGGCGGGGGTGGACCTCGATCTGGCCCATCCTGGCGAAAACGTCCGCATCCTTCCCGTCAAAGACGCCATCGAGCCCCGTTGCAAGATAGACGGCGGCAACGAGGTGTTCCCTGGCTGGATAGGCGACGTTGATACTGTAGGAGAGGGCAAGACCCTCGTCCTCGACGGTGCTGTGGTTCTCACCACCGGCCGTCTGGTAGCTCCTCAGGAGGGCATCGTGGACATGACCGGTCCCGGTGCGGATTACACTCCTTTCTCCAAGACCAATAACCTGGTAGTGGTTCTGACTCCCTCCGAGGGCGTCGAGCTTCACACCCGTGAGGCCGCCTGCCGTCAGGCCGGTCTCAGGACCGCCCACTACCTCGCCTCCTGCTGCAAAGGGGCGGCGGCGGACTGCGTAGAGACCTACGACTTCCCCCCTCTGGCGGAGGCCATGAAGGCTCATCCCGGTCTTCCCAAGGTAGCCTACGTTTACATGCTCCAGACCCAGGGCCTTCTTCACGATACCTGGATCTACGGCGTCGACGTGAAGAAGATAATCCCCACCATGATCAGCCCCACCGAGACCATGGACGGTGCCATTATCTCCGGTAACTGCGTCTCCGCCTGCGACAAGAACAACACCTATGTTCACCTTAACAACCCTGTTATCAAGCACCTTTATGCCCACCACGGAAAAGAATTTAACTTCGTCGGCGTAATAGTCACCAACGAAAACGTCACCTTAGCCGACAAAAAGAGAAGCTCCTCCTACGCCATCAAGCTGGCTAAGATGCTCGGTGTCGACGCTGTGGTCATCTCTGAGGAAGGTTTCGGAAACCCCGATGCCGACCTGATCATGAACTGCTGGAAGGCCGAGAGAGCGGGCATCAAAACCGTTCTCATCACCGACGAGTATGCCGGTCGTGACGGAGCAAGCCAGTCTCTGGCTGACTCCTGCCCTGAGGGCGATGCCTGCGTCACCGGCGGAAACGCCAACCAGCTGATCATGCTTCCTCCTATGGAGAAGATCATCGGAGAGCTTCCTGTGGCCGACGTTATCGCTGGCGGATTCTTCGGAACCCTTCAGGAGGACGGCAGCCTTGAGGTGGAGATCCAGGCCATCCTCGGTGCCACAAACGAGCTCGGCTTCAACAAGCTCGGTGCCTACACCATATAA
- a CDS encoding GrdX family protein: MVRSLVLITNNPAFFSLHQEGLELVKLDGTAYDVVVAGRDRVHQGWTLLNHPLYGNFRPYHQPFRTMLLRAPERPEDIALDSDSLSLVERAAEVYLSCSDRWLTPETSPKSMYDDCSVLDYDLMKETLVKEGVKV; this comes from the coding sequence GTGGTTCGTTCTTTAGTCCTAATTACCAACAATCCTGCTTTTTTCTCCCTTCATCAGGAGGGTCTTGAGCTGGTGAAGCTCGATGGTACCGCCTACGACGTGGTCGTAGCGGGTCGTGATCGAGTTCATCAGGGGTGGACCTTGCTGAATCACCCTCTTTATGGAAACTTCCGACCTTATCATCAGCCTTTTAGGACAATGTTGCTCAGAGCTCCTGAGCGTCCCGAAGATATCGCACTGGATAGCGACTCCCTTTCCCTGGTGGAGAGGGCCGCAGAGGTCTATCTGTCCTGTTCCGACAGGTGGTTGACCCCTGAGACGTCCCCTAAATCCATGTACGATGATTGTTCCGTGCTGGACTACGACCTGATGAAGGAAACCTTGGTTAAAGAGGGAGTAAAAGTCTAA
- a CDS encoding thioredoxin family protein, translating to MIELDKDTFDAEVKESDIPVLVDFWGPKCTHCLALMPGVEELAKEYDGKVKFCKVNIQGNRRVAISLKVMGLPAFLFWKGGEELARISGDSVTIDQIRQELDKLL from the coding sequence ATGATAGAGCTGGATAAGGACACATTTGACGCAGAGGTAAAGGAAAGCGATATTCCCGTATTGGTAGATTTCTGGGGACCTAAGTGTACCCACTGCCTGGCCCTCATGCCTGGAGTCGAGGAGCTCGCCAAGGAATACGACGGAAAGGTCAAGTTCTGCAAGGTCAACATACAGGGTAACCGCAGGGTGGCTATATCCCTTAAGGTCATGGGCCTTCCTGCTTTCCTCTTCTGGAAGGGCGGCGAGGAGCTAGCCAGGATCAGTGGCGACTCGGTCACCATCGACCAGATCCGTCAAGAACTGGACAAGCTTCTGTAA
- a CDS encoding sodium-dependent transporter, whose translation MANQAGQEREQWGSKIGFILAAAGSAVGLGNIWKFPYVTGTNGGGAFVLIYVLMVACIGFSVMLAELVIGRRAQLNAVGSFEKIKGGAWPMVGWLGLACGFLILSYYGVVGGWTIKYILHSFTGLMEIAGAGNAGEAFGGFISNPVMVVIYQAIFMFATIWVVYRGVGEGIERYCKVLMPALFILMIILIGRSVTLEGAGAGIEFYLKPDFSKVTAGTVLAALGQAFFSLSLGMGCMITYGSYLQKDISLPSAAAQVCFLDTLVALLAGLVVFPAVFAFGVEPGAGPGLTFITLPGIFAKMPGGMIWSALFFLLLFVAALTSAISLLEVACSYFIDKGWSRAKAAWTMGTLIFLLGIPSAISLGGGLKIGGKDFIDAAGFMTDQIMMPIGGLLICVFVGWVIKDIAREELTNNGKLPLFAGFDAWVMFVKFVAPLSILYIFITGLKW comes from the coding sequence ATGGCTAATCAAGCAGGTCAAGAAAGAGAACAGTGGGGAAGTAAAATCGGTTTTATTTTAGCTGCGGCAGGCTCTGCCGTGGGTCTGGGGAATATCTGGAAGTTTCCCTACGTAACAGGGACTAACGGAGGTGGAGCTTTCGTCCTCATCTACGTTTTGATGGTCGCCTGTATCGGTTTTTCCGTCATGTTGGCGGAGTTGGTCATAGGAAGAAGGGCACAGCTTAATGCCGTGGGATCCTTCGAGAAGATCAAAGGTGGAGCCTGGCCTATGGTCGGGTGGTTAGGTCTGGCCTGTGGCTTTTTGATCCTTTCCTACTACGGAGTCGTCGGTGGATGGACGATCAAATATATCCTTCACTCTTTCACCGGCCTCATGGAGATAGCGGGAGCTGGCAACGCCGGAGAGGCCTTCGGAGGGTTTATATCCAACCCTGTGATGGTGGTCATCTATCAGGCTATATTCATGTTCGCCACCATTTGGGTCGTCTATCGAGGCGTAGGTGAAGGCATAGAGCGTTATTGCAAGGTACTCATGCCTGCCCTCTTTATCCTTATGATAATCCTCATCGGCAGATCTGTCACATTGGAAGGGGCAGGGGCTGGAATAGAGTTCTACCTTAAGCCCGATTTCTCGAAGGTGACAGCTGGTACCGTCTTAGCCGCTCTGGGACAGGCTTTCTTCTCTCTCTCCCTGGGAATGGGCTGTATGATAACCTACGGTAGCTACCTCCAGAAGGATATCAGTCTCCCAAGTGCCGCCGCTCAGGTATGTTTCCTCGATACCCTCGTGGCCCTTCTCGCTGGCCTTGTTGTTTTCCCGGCGGTTTTTGCCTTCGGAGTGGAGCCCGGTGCAGGCCCTGGCCTTACCTTCATAACCCTTCCTGGCATATTCGCTAAGATGCCCGGTGGAATGATCTGGTCGGCCCTTTTCTTCCTGCTTCTCTTCGTGGCGGCTCTTACCTCCGCCATATCCCTCCTTGAGGTGGCCTGTTCTTACTTCATAGACAAGGGATGGAGCAGAGCTAAGGCGGCCTGGACCATGGGAACCCTTATATTCCTTCTCGGGATCCCCTCGGCCATCTCCCTTGGAGGCGGCCTTAAGATCGGCGGAAAGGACTTTATCGACGCCGCTGGGTTCATGACCGACCAGATAATGATGCCTATAGGAGGGCTTCTGATCTGCGTCTTCGTCGGATGGGTCATAAAGGACATAGCCAGAGAAGAGCTTACCAACAACGGCAAGCTGCCTCTCTTTGCCGGCTTCGACGCCTGGGTGATGTTCGTCAAGTTCGTGGCCCCTCTTTCGATTCTCTATATCTTCATCACCGGACTTAAATGGTAG
- a CDS encoding HypC/HybG/HupF family hydrogenase formation chaperone: MCLAIPHRIEEILEDNRATARAGSVVREIRTDFIGSPEPGEDVLVHGGFAIQRISPEDGEELNELWGKIRDLAGEI, encoded by the coding sequence ATGTGTCTCGCGATACCTCACAGGATAGAGGAGATTTTAGAGGATAACAGGGCGACAGCCAGGGCTGGATCGGTGGTAAGGGAGATAAGAACCGACTTCATCGGGTCTCCAGAGCCAGGTGAGGACGTACTGGTACACGGTGGCTTCGCCATTCAGAGAATATCCCCCGAAGACGGCGAGGAGCTGAACGAGCTGTGGGGAAAAATCAGGGATCTCGCAGGGGAGATATAA
- the hypD gene encoding hydrogenase formation protein HypD, with amino-acid sequence MIRIMEVCGTHTTSIFRHGLRGALPGNIKLISGPGCPVCVTSQEEIDQAVKLSENKDVIVATYGDMVRVPGSSGSLADKRAQGADVRVVLSASQCLDLARENPKKQVVFLAVGFETTAPATAATVLQAHREGIDNLSILCFHKKVPPALRTLAEQEWSIDGLLLPGNVAVILGHEPFRFLSEEYRIPSAIGGFSPGEILSALGELLGQIKARSPKLASCYSSVVRPEGNRIAIDLMRKVFSDGTALWRGLGPIEGSGMILREEFLSMDSSIRFGIKAEEAPEPEGCICGMVLSGRSEPKDCPLFGGVCTPVTPVGPCMVSGEGTCSAWFRYGRKELVRWES; translated from the coding sequence GTGATAAGGATCATGGAGGTCTGCGGCACCCACACTACGTCCATCTTTCGCCATGGACTCAGGGGGGCCCTGCCTGGAAACATAAAGCTCATATCGGGACCTGGCTGCCCGGTGTGCGTCACATCCCAAGAGGAGATAGACCAGGCGGTCAAACTTTCGGAAAACAAAGACGTTATCGTAGCCACCTACGGCGATATGGTCAGGGTCCCAGGATCTAGCGGATCTTTAGCGGACAAAAGGGCCCAGGGAGCTGACGTTCGAGTAGTCCTGTCGGCCTCCCAGTGTCTCGACCTAGCCAGAGAGAACCCAAAAAAACAGGTGGTTTTTCTGGCGGTAGGCTTCGAGACCACCGCACCAGCGACGGCGGCGACGGTCCTCCAGGCCCATAGAGAGGGCATCGACAATCTGTCGATTCTGTGTTTCCACAAAAAAGTCCCTCCTGCCCTGAGGACACTGGCAGAACAGGAATGGTCCATCGACGGCCTGCTTCTGCCGGGAAACGTCGCTGTCATACTGGGACACGAACCCTTCCGCTTTTTGTCGGAAGAATACCGCATACCGTCGGCGATAGGGGGCTTTAGCCCTGGTGAGATCCTCTCCGCCTTAGGAGAGCTGCTGGGACAGATCAAGGCCAGGTCGCCTAAACTGGCCTCCTGTTATTCGTCGGTGGTAAGGCCCGAGGGAAACCGGATAGCCATAGACCTCATGAGAAAAGTGTTCAGTGACGGCACAGCCCTGTGGAGGGGACTAGGCCCTATAGAGGGCAGCGGGATGATCCTAAGGGAAGAGTTCCTCTCGATGGACAGCTCCATCAGGTTTGGCATAAAGGCGGAGGAAGCGCCGGAGCCAGAGGGATGTATATGCGGCATGGTCCTTTCCGGCCGCAGCGAGCCGAAAGACTGCCCACTGTTTGGTGGGGTATGCACCCCTGTGACACCGGTGGGCCCCTGCATGGTCTCCGGCGAAGGCACCTGCTCCGCCTGGTTCAGATACGGCAGAAAGGAATTAGTCCGATGGGAAAGCTGA
- the hypE gene encoding hydrogenase expression/formation protein HypE translates to MGKLTLGHGTGGRLTADLIKSFSSQFGGALTGGELEDCSMITSDMAITIDGFTVSPRVFPGGDIGKLAVCGGTNDLAVRGAKPLFIAMSIIAEEGLDQEELLSYGRSAASVCLEIGAKLAAGDTKVVPKGAVDGVFITLASVGRTENPLGMSRIETGDKIAVTTSIGRHGATIGALRYDLSADGLKSDCAALWPLLTPLAEMEGIRAMRDCTRGGLGTALCEWAEGIGKGIEIDESSIPMDQGVLSVCDILGFDPLHLACEGCAVVAYRPDQEDRVLSALRSHPLGIAASAIGTVVEGHPGMVGMSTSSGGMRVVDMPIGEVLPRIC, encoded by the coding sequence ATGGGAAAGCTGACTCTAGGGCACGGAACGGGAGGAAGGCTCACGGCGGACCTCATAAAGAGCTTTTCCTCCCAGTTCGGAGGGGCACTTACAGGAGGAGAACTCGAGGACTGCTCTATGATAACCTCCGACATGGCCATCACCATCGACGGCTTCACCGTCTCCCCTAGGGTATTTCCTGGAGGGGATATAGGCAAGCTGGCTGTATGCGGAGGCACCAACGACCTGGCGGTGAGGGGAGCTAAGCCCCTGTTTATCGCTATGTCCATAATCGCAGAGGAGGGGCTGGACCAGGAAGAACTTCTGTCCTACGGCAGAAGCGCTGCCTCGGTCTGCCTGGAGATCGGGGCAAAGCTGGCGGCAGGGGACACTAAAGTGGTCCCTAAAGGAGCGGTGGACGGGGTGTTTATAACCTTGGCCTCCGTCGGAAGGACCGAGAACCCTCTTGGGATGTCCCGGATAGAGACAGGGGATAAAATAGCGGTCACCACCTCCATAGGCCGACACGGCGCCACCATAGGTGCCCTGAGATACGACCTGTCGGCGGATGGCCTTAAAAGCGACTGCGCCGCCCTCTGGCCACTTTTAACCCCTTTGGCTGAGATGGAGGGGATAAGAGCCATGAGGGACTGCACCAGAGGGGGACTGGGAACCGCCCTGTGCGAGTGGGCGGAGGGAATCGGAAAGGGAATAGAGATCGACGAATCGTCGATCCCTATGGACCAGGGAGTTCTCTCGGTCTGCGATATTCTGGGTTTCGATCCTCTACATCTGGCCTGCGAGGGCTGCGCCGTAGTAGCCTACCGACCGGACCAGGAGGACCGTGTCCTATCGGCCCTCAGGTCCCATCCACTGGGAATCGCCGCCTCCGCAATAGGAACGGTGGTCGAGGGACATCCCGGCATGGTCGGGATGAGTACATCCTCCGGCGGCATGAGGGTGGTGGACATGCCGATCGGGGAGGTACTTCCCAGGATATGCTAA